The region TGACCAAGTCATTTCATAAGCATATAATGCTGTAAACACACCATCTTCATTATACTTATCAGCCGCTGCTAATCCTGTATTCCACTTCGTACTCATTGATCCATCAGCAATACTCGCTTGTGTATCATTATCAAATGAGTTTGAATGATCAGTTACCGCTAAGAAATCAACTTTTGCTTGATTTTTAGCATACGTATAAGCTTCATCGATTGTTCCTTGACCATCTGATAAATTTGTATGAGAGTGTAATTGTCCAAAATATAAATTTCGAGCAACATCAGCAACTTTAAAGCTCCACTCTTTTTCGACGGCATTTCCTACTTTATCTTCTAACTGTAACTTAATCGAATAAGTTCCATTTTCTAATTCTTTTTCAACTTGGTACGTTACCTCAGTTTCAGTAATTGTTGCCTTTTTAGTTACTTCTTCACCATTTAAGAATAACTTCACTGACTCTGTGTTAATTCCTGAACGATCAGAATATTTAGCAGAAATTTTAGGTGTTTTATTTTTACCTAAGTTTGCATTATCTGCTGGAGATAGACTCGTAATAAGAGGCGCAACCTTATCTAAATCAGAAATTTTAACCTGATATGTATCAGTCTGTGCTTTATTTCCTTCAGCATCTACTGCTTCAATATAATATTCCATTCCATCTGTTGATAAATCAGACTTAGAAATCGTGCCTTCATATAAACCGTCCACTAAAGCCATCTCAATTGTTCGGAACTTTTCAGTCCCTGCAACACGATAATTTAATGTTACTTTAGCAAGTTTACGATTATCTGATACATTGGCTTTAACCACTAAATCATAATCAAGATTTCCTTCTGCTAGGGCCGTATGTTCAATAACAGGTAATTCTGTATCAGGTTCTTTATCCTTTAATGAAGTAGCTACTAATTTTAAGTCATCTAATGAAACATTCATTTGACCTTTAGTCGTTACAACAACTTGTAAACGAGTCGCATTAGCTGGTACCTCTAACTCATGCTTCACAGCACTTCCAGTAATTTCACTAATCTCTGCTAACGTATGCCAAGTAGTTCCATAATCAGATTGATATTGAACCGCTAAAACTGTTGTTCCTGAAGCTTGAGAAGAATTTCCCTTCACAGTTAAGTAAAACTTTGCAGTATCACCAAGTCCAAACTCTTGCGTTTGAATAAAATGATCCTTTTGGTTCATCTTCAGTGCAGGTCCACTATAAGTTTCAGTTACATTTGTACTCCAACCATCAGCTAACGTTGGGAAAGAAGAAAATCCTTCATCAAAAACAACGATTTCTTCCACAACTGGCGTATTTTCTACAATGATTAATTTTTCAGCTACTAAACTTGGGTTAGCAGTTGATGTTGCCGTTAACATTGAACGTCCTTCAGCATGAGTTGTTATTTTTCCTTCAGGTGTTACAGTAATAACATTCTCATCAGTTGAAGCATACGTTACTTCTGTTTGTGTTGTATTTTCTGGTTGATACTCAACTTTTAACGTTGATTCAACCCCCACAGCAAGCTTAGAAGCTCCTGTTAGAACTAAACCTTCTAACGGAACAACATCTGGTGTTGGCTCACTTGGTAATTCTGCATCAGTAGAAGTAGATGTTGTTGTGACTTTAACATCATCAATCATCACATTCCCAACCACTTTATTAATCATAAATTGAACTTGTGTCACCGTTTGGGCAAGCTCAAAAGTTAATGTTTGTTTATCTTGAGAAATAACCTCTGATAAAATAGTTTCCCAAATCCCATTATTAAGAACTTTAACAACAAGCTCTGAAGAAAAATCACCATTATTTCCATTACCTTTTGCGACAAAAGATAACGTTCCTACATTATCTAATACAAACATCGGTGTTGTTAGTGTTTGTCCATTACTTCCAAGTTTAACAGATGGCGCAGCTAATCCACTATTTGAGATGTTATTATAGTTTGGACGTTGTCCATACGCATTTTCCTCTAACCACCCACTCGGCATTTCATTTATATAGTTATCAAAACCTTCTGATAAAACTACTTTCTGTACCGCCACTTCTTCCGCATGAACAAAATATTTCGGTGTAGGGATTACAAATCCCGTTGTTGCGATACTAACAGCTAACACACTGTTTAATACCTTTTTAAAAATTGTTGTCCTCATAATATCCTCCATATTACTTATTTTCTGAAAATAAAAATGGCCTTTAATATTTTCAGATTTATTTCCATTATAACAATTTTTTGGAAAAAAATAATTAATTTATTGTTAAAAATATAAAAATTTTGTCATAATTTAGTAATATTTGTATAAAAAAGTTGATTATCTCTAATCAACTTTTTTCATTTTACATAAATATGCCGTCACAACCACTGTAATGGGAACCGTTATAACAATTCCAATACTTCCTGATAATCCTTGAATTAATTCTGTGCCTAACACATCTAAGTTAACTAACTGTTTTTCACTAATTGATGCAGTAAAAATCAAAATCATCGTTGTTAATGATCCACCTGCTAAAGCTAAAATTAACGTATTCGTCATTGTACCAATCATATCAGTTCCAACATTCATTCCGCTTCGGACTAATTCTTTAAATGTTAATTGTTCATTTACTGAGATTAATTCAAATAACGATGAAGAAATTGACATCGCAACATCCATGACCGCCCCTAGCGATGCAATTAATATCGCTGCTAACATTAACCCTTTTATTTGAAGTTTACTAGTCTCTGACACATAGAGTAAAGCCTCTGTATCTTGCATCGTTCCACCTGATAAATGCGACCAATTTCCAAACAAATAGGCAATAAGAGTTGCAATTAAGACACCTGATAACGTTCCAATAATAGCAGCCAATGTCTTCTTATTAATTCCTGAAACAAGTCCTAATGTTACAAAGGTACTTAAAAAGACTATAATGGTTGCCGCTAATACTGGGTTCATTCCGTTTAACATTAACGGTAGCATTAAAAAGATAACACAAGTCCCAGTAAATAATAATGAAACAATCGATTTTACACCCTTTAACTTTCCAATCCAAGCAACTAATACAAAGAAAATAATCGCCAATATCACAATGACATGACTACGCTTATACGTATTTGTTGTTAAATCCATAATTTCGCCATCTTCTAGATAAGCTCCAACTATAATATCTGTACCTTTTTTAACCACTGTATTATATAGACGGCTTACATAATTTTTAAAAACATGTTGTTCTCCCGAATATGGCCCTTCGGTAATCTGAACCCGTATATTTTGTAATCCGACTGTGAATTCTCCTGTATAATTATCAGGTCCTAACTCTTCATCTATCACTTCTAAAACCGTTGCTTCATAATACTGAATATCCCGATTTAATCGATTAGGTAGATATCCTCCTTGAAAAATAGAATCCGATACAACGACAATGACAAAGCATGCTAGCAATGTCAAAATAATGGGCATAATCTCTTTCACCAATTTCTTCACAATTAATCCTCCTAGCTATAATCCTCACATACCTCTCCATAAAAAAAGGAATGTTGTTCATAATCATTATACAACATTCCTTTTTTTTAACAAAATATTACATTATTATACAATTTTTTTATTCAGCATTTAACCACTTATCATTTTGCATGAAAATTGGTTTACTTCCACCATCGAATACATGATTCCCATAAAGAGCCGTTAAATAGGCTTTGAATTCATCTATATTGCTATATTTTGAAACAATGTAGGGTTCCATTGAGGCCACCTTTTCTAAAAATAAATATCCATCATCTGTTTTAATTAAAACACCCGTATGCCCAATAAATAGTGATTTATCCTCGTTGTAATTTAAGAAAACACTGATAATTGAAATATTATCGTCCGTCTCAAACTTTATCCCACGATTTTTCCATTCCTTTTGAATTTGTTTAACATGAAAACTTTGATCAGTCGTCTCTTTTGTTGAAATCGCCGTATAAAAGTTATGATAGGCACTTGCTTCTTCATCTGTAAACTGAATATTAGGATTTTCTTTAATAATCTCTTCATCAAATATTAAATTATTCATTTCGTCTGAGATAACGTCTTCTGTATCTATTTTAATTAGTTCCTTCATTAAGTTAAAAACTGTTAATCGGCAATTTTGATCTAAATAATCTGTTTGATTATCCCATTGTTCTTGAATATATGCATAATCAATCGATAAGTCAAAAAGATTAATTGTTTCAAATCCTACCTTCGTGTCTAGCGTATCCACAGCTAGTTTATTAAAATGATTGACCGATGTAAAAAATGAATTAATAGCTGACTGAGAAATACCATTTTCTAATAATAAAGCCGAAACTTTATGTTGAGTCTCGTCATCATTTAAGAATGAGTATGTAAAGGGGATAGATTGTTGCACTTCCGTACTTTCTTCTGATATTGATTCTAACTCTACTTTTTTAGAACTACATCCTGTAACTAATACAATAGCTGTTCCTACTAGTAAGAAATATTTCTTCATACTAAAATCCTCCACTTATTTAAAGTCTGTTTTATTATTTACCTATTAGACGCAAACATCAAGAAAAAAGTTTTAAAATACTAAAAAAGATTACTGAAATCAGTAATCTTTTTTTAGTATTATTTATGTTTTACCCAACCAACGGCAACTGCTCCTGGTCCCCCATGAACAGCTACTACTAATGAAATTGAATAGATATTAATTTCATGATTTGGATAAATTTCTTGTAATTCTGTTTGAACTGTTTTTGCAGCCTCTTCATTCCCAATATGCATCACAACTAATTGATAATCTTCTGTTAACTGTGCCTCTTTTGAAATTTCAATTAAACGCTTTAATGCCTTTTTAAACGTGCGAATCTTTTCAACAGCTTGGAATGTTCCATCAGGTTGAATTTGGCAAATAGGTTTAATTTGTAGTAAGCTACCTAATGCTGCTTCAACATTTGATAAACGTCCACCTTTACGTAAATTAGTTAAATCATTAATAGCTGCGTAAAATTGATTATTTTCACGAATCATTTCTAAGTATTCTAAAATTTCTTGAGCTGACGCTCCTTCTTTAGCTTTCATTGCTGCATAAACAGCAAACATACCTTGTGTATAAGTAACAGTACGTGAATCAAATACGTGAATATGCTCAGGGTTAACCATTTCTGCACATGTTAAAGCTGTTTGATGACTACCACTTAATTGACTTGAAATGTTAATATGAATAATATCTTCATACCCTTGTTCAAATAATGATTCATATAAAGCTATCGTTTGTCCTGGAGATGGTTGTGAAGTTGTTGGTAACCCGTTGTAATTGGCACTACGCTCAAGAAACTCCTCAGGAGACATATCAATAAATTCTCGATAAGACTCAGTTCCAAAAACCACCGAAATATAGTTAACATAAATATCTAAAGCTTTTACAGTCTCTGCAGGAATACAACCTGTACTATCAGATACAATCGCGACTTTTGCCATATCATTTTCCTCCCAAATCTAGTTTGCTAATTAAATTTTATATTGATCTGGCATCCAGCAAGCTCCTACGCCTCCGCGACCAAAGTGAATCGCCATAACTGGGCCAATTTCATTTCCTACATGAACTTCTGCTTGATCACCGCAAGCTTCTTCCATTAATTTTTTCAACTCTTGTGCTAACTCTAAATCATTAGAATAAGTAAGGCGAACAATCTGCTTACCAGACTTTTCGATTTCCTCTTTTAAATGTTCTACCATCCATTTTAATACACGTTTTTTTGTACGAACTTTATCCAAAACATCAAGCTGGGCATCAACTAACCCGATAATTGGCTTAATATTTAATAAATTACCGATACTTGCTGCTGTTTTAGATAAACGCCCCGTTTTAACTAACGTATTTAAGTCATCAATGACTAAACAAAGTGTTGTATGATTACGATAAAATTCAATCACTTTTAATAATTCATCTAATGATTTTCCTTCATCGATTAATTGACAAACTTTAATAATAATATTTTCTTCCCCAATTGATGCGGTATTTAAATCGATAACCGAAATACGTCCTTCTAATCCATCTACCATTGTACTAGCAATACGTGCCGCATTAACTGTTCCGCTTACTTTTGGTGTACAATGTAAACTTAAAATATAATCATACTCATCTTTGATTTGCTCATAAATCTGAACAAACACATCAGGTGATGGCTGTGATGTTGAGTATGATGCACCACTATCAATTAGATTAAATAACTCTTTATTATTGATTTCTTTATGCTCTACATAAGTTTGATCATTTACAATAACATTTAAATATCCATAATAAACATATGGATAGCGTTCTAAATCAGATGTCGTTAAATGCGTAAGACTATCTGTTACAATTGCAATTTTCATAATCCACCTCATTATCTTAACTATCAATATTATAACATATTTTATAATGACTCAAATATTCGACTTCATCTTAACGAACGAAAAATAGTTTTATTTTCAAAGCTTTCTGTTCTATTTTAACTTAAATCAAAAAAAAGTCAACTTTTTAAATACTAATCCTCTACTATAATATGAACTTTTCCATTATATTCATGCATTATATTAGAAAATACAAATTCCCTAAATAGTTGGTTTTTAATCTAGAATTCGATATAATTAAACCAAAGAACATGAGGTGATTACATGGAACGTTATTTAATGGTCGCACAAGATGGGGAAAATGAAATCATTGTAGATAAATCTCGTTTTATTTGTCACGTGAAACGTGTTTATAATGATCAAGATGCGATGGAATTTATCAAAGAAATCAAAAAAATCCATTGGAATGCCACACATAACTGCTCAGCCTATCAAGTTGGAGACTTCAACGAAATTCAAAAAGCAAATGATGATGGCGAGCCAAGTGGAACAGCTGGCGTTCCAATGCTTGAAGTCCTTCGAAAACAAGGAATCAAAAACTGCGTAGTCGTCGTCACACGTTACTTTGGTGGAATTAAACTTGGAGCTGGCGGCCTAATTCGTACATATGGAAAAGCCGTGTCAGAGGCGATTAAAGAACTCGGAGTCGTTGAGCGTAAAACAATGAAAACCATGTTCATCAATGCCGACTACACCCTACTTGGTACGATTCAAAATCGCTTAGAAGGAACAGACTACATCTTAAGTCAAGTTCATTATACAGATAAAATTTCAGTTGAAGTTTTAATCGATGTAGAAGCAGAAGAAGCATTTAAAAATTGGGTCATCGACATGACAAATGGAAAAGCAGACGTTATAGCTGGTGAAACATCATTCAGAGAAATTCCCTATCAACGAGAAAACTAAAAAAGACATTATCCACAAACTGGATAATGTCTTTTTTACTTCTGTTTTATAAAATTTTGATACCCAACAAATCCCTGTTCAATCTTATTCGCCCCTGCGTGATAATACGTTTTATCTTTTAAGCGATTCGGTAAATACTGTTGTTTCACGTAATGATTAGGATAATTATGAGGGAATTTATATTCTGTTCCAATTCCCAAATCTTTTGCCCCACCATAGTGAGCATCACGTAAATGTTTAGGAATGTCACCTACATTTCCTATTTTTAAATCTGCTAATGCCTCATCAATCGCAGAAATAGCAGAATTCGATTTCGGACTATTGGCAAGTAAAATAACCGCCTGAGCTAATGGAATACGTGCCTCAGGGAACCCTAGCTGCATCGCAGCATCCGTACAACTCTTAACGATCGAAACAGCTTGTGGATAAGCTAACCCAATATCTTCTGCTGCAATCACCAATAATCGTCTACAAATAGAAGTTAAATCACCTGCTTTAATCAAACGGGCTAAATAATGAATAGCAGCATCAGGGTCACTTCCACGAATCGATTTTTGAAAAGCACTTAACGTATCATAATGTTGATCGCCAAATCGATCATAAGAAAAGCCAGCTGTTACAGTACACTCTCTTGCAACTTCTAAATTTAGAACAAATCCTTCTGTCCTACAATTTGGATACAACGCAATCTCTAATGCATTTAAGGCCCGACGTAAGTCACCATTGGCTACATTTGCAATATAATTTAAAGCTTCCTCTTCTACCGTCAGTGGATACAAATAAAACTCTGACTCTACTAATTCAACCGCTCTCTTCAATCCATCTACAATCTCTTCAGGTGTTAAAGACTTAAACTCTAAAATTGTAGAACGACTTAAAATCGCACTAAAAATCGTAAAATAAGGATTCTCTGTTGTACTCGTAATTAATGTAATTTGACCTGTTTCAATATATTTTAGTAACGTTTGTTGTTGCTTCTTATTGAAGTTTTGAATCTCATCTAAATATAAAAAGATTCCATTCATTCCTTCCAGTGTATTCAAACTACTAATAATTTGTTTAATATCTTCAGTCTTTGCATCCGTCGCATTTAACTTATAAATCTTTTTATTCGATAAACTCGCAATAATATTTGCAATCGTCGTTTTCCCTGTACCAGAAGGACCATAAAAGATTAAATTTGGAATATGATTAACCTCTATTAACTTTCGTAAAATCTGCCCTTCTCCAATTAAGTGCTGCTGGCCAACTACCTCATCTAAAGTCCTTGGACGTATTAAATCTGCTAATGGTTTCATCATGAATTCCCCCTTCCCTTGTATTATGGTTAAATAAACTACAAATTTTCAAATATATAAATTCAGATTATCTTTTCACTACATCCCTCCCTACTAATAGAGGATAAATCTGTAGAAAAAAATCCAAAAATAAAGAGTACTTCAACAAATATAGATTCACTAATATTTTACTTACAAAACAATCATCAACTGCTAGTCAAAAATAATTTTGTTTCGCTATAGAAAAAAAAAGCTTCGGAAACCTCCGAAGCTTTTAAATGTTTTAACGACGACGAATCTTATCAATATGATCTAACATAATTCCTGTTCCAACTACTACACAGTGTAATGGATTATCTGCTACAAAGACAGGAACATGTAACTCATCAGCTAATAAGCGGTCAAGGCCATGTAATAAGGCTCCACCACCTGTTAAGACGATACCTTTATTCATGATATCAGCTGATAATTCTGGAGGAGTTTGTTCAAGAACATTTTTCGCTGCATGAACAATAATACGTACTGATTCACGTAAAGCTTCTTCTACTTCAGTTGATGAAATAGTAATTGTACGAGGTAATCCTGATACTAAGTCACGTCCACGAACTTGTAATTCTTCTTCGCGACCTTCTGGATAAACTGTCGCAACACTGATTTTAATTTCTTCAGCTGTACGATCCCCGATTAATAATTTATAATTTGTTTTAATATAATCAACAATGTCTTGATCAAAACGGTTACCTGCAATTTTAATTGAAGCAGATGTTACGATATCCCCAAGCGATAAAACAGCGATATCTGCAGTTCCTCCACCAACGTCGATTACCATGTTACCAGATGGTTTAGAAATATCCATCCCCGCTCCTAAAGCAGCAATTTTTGGTTCTTCTTCAATGAATACTTCACGTGCACCACATTTTTCAGCAGCTTCACGGATAGCATTTTTTTCAACTAAAGTAATGTTAGTTGGGCAACAGATCATAATACGAGGTTGTGAAAGCATTCCTTTAATGTTTAACGAATTGATAAAATGTTTTAACATCATTTCAGTTGCCTCAATGTCAGCAATAACTCCATCTTTCATTGGACGAACAACTTCAATTTTACCTGGTGTACGACCAAGCATTTGACGGGCTTCTTCTCCCGCTGCAATCATACGACCTGATTGAGCATCAATTGAAACTACAGATGGTTCTTCAAGAACGATTCCTTTACCTTTTTCATATATTAAGACGTTAGCAGTACCTAAGTCGATTCCTATATCTTTAGAAAATAGCATACTTTCCTTCCTCCAAACTAATTTTTCAGTATTAGTATGTCTAAATAATTCATCACTATTTTATATTTTAACACAAATATATTGAACCGACTACAACTTTTCCTTCTCCTCTTTAGTTTTTTCAACAAAAAAAGCACTAATGCTCATTAGTGCTTTTTTCGCTTTTATAAATCACTTAATTTTTTATTAATAGCAGATTGTGGGTCAATTTTAACTTCATCTTTCATAATTTCAAAGTGCACCACATTTCCTGCGTCTGGTTCAAGTTGTGAAAGTCCAGTTGTTCCTAATACATCTCCTTGAGAGACTGAATCTCCAACGCTTACCTTAACATCATAAACACCATTGTAAATCGTTTTCACTCCGTTAGCATGTTCAATTGTCACAATCGTACCTTTTAAGATTTCATCTTTTACCGATGTAACAGTTCCTGTAAGAGATGCTACAACATTAGCAACTTCATCATTTGAACTTTTGAAACTCATACCTTTTGATTCATGGCTATACATTGATTGACCAACAGGATAGTAGAAGAAACTTTGAGTTTGAACATCAGTTTCAACTGTGTCACTATAATAATATTTTGTTACCTCAATGTCTTCACTATCTAATGGAGAACTAATAACTTCACCTAATGCAGCGGCATCTACAGCCTCTGATTGATT is a window of Turicibacter sanguinis DNA encoding:
- a CDS encoding DegV family protein produces the protein MKIAIVTDSLTHLTTSDLERYPYVYYGYLNVIVNDQTYVEHKEINNKELFNLIDSGASYSTSQPSPDVFVQIYEQIKDEYDYILSLHCTPKVSGTVNAARIASTMVDGLEGRISVIDLNTASIGEENIIIKVCQLIDEGKSLDELLKVIEFYRNHTTLCLVIDDLNTLVKTGRLSKTAASIGNLLNIKPIIGLVDAQLDVLDKVRTKKRVLKWMVEHLKEEIEKSGKQIVRLTYSNDLELAQELKKLMEEACGDQAEVHVGNEIGPVMAIHFGRGGVGACWMPDQYKI
- a CDS encoding DUF4300 family protein; protein product: MKKYFLLVGTAIVLVTGCSSKKVELESISEESTEVQQSIPFTYSFLNDDETQHKVSALLLENGISQSAINSFFTSVNHFNKLAVDTLDTKVGFETINLFDLSIDYAYIQEQWDNQTDYLDQNCRLTVFNLMKELIKIDTEDVISDEMNNLIFDEEIIKENPNIQFTDEEASAYHNFYTAISTKETTDQSFHVKQIQKEWKNRGIKFETDDNISIISVFLNYNEDKSLFIGHTGVLIKTDDGYLFLEKVASMEPYIVSKYSNIDEFKAYLTALYGNHVFDGGSKPIFMQNDKWLNAE
- a CDS encoding replication-associated recombination protein A, whose protein sequence is MKPLADLIRPRTLDEVVGQQHLIGEGQILRKLIEVNHIPNLIFYGPSGTGKTTIANIIASLSNKKIYKLNATDAKTEDIKQIISSLNTLEGMNGIFLYLDEIQNFNKKQQQTLLKYIETGQITLITSTTENPYFTIFSAILSRSTILEFKSLTPEEIVDGLKRAVELVESEFYLYPLTVEEEALNYIANVANGDLRRALNALEIALYPNCRTEGFVLNLEVARECTVTAGFSYDRFGDQHYDTLSAFQKSIRGSDPDAAIHYLARLIKAGDLTSICRRLLVIAAEDIGLAYPQAVSIVKSCTDAAMQLGFPEARIPLAQAVILLANSPKSNSAISAIDEALADLKIGNVGDIPKHLRDAHYGGAKDLGIGTEYKFPHNYPNHYVKQQYLPNRLKDKTYYHAGANKIEQGFVGYQNFIKQK
- a CDS encoding YigZ family protein, producing the protein MERYLMVAQDGENEIIVDKSRFICHVKRVYNDQDAMEFIKEIKKIHWNATHNCSAYQVGDFNEIQKANDDGEPSGTAGVPMLEVLRKQGIKNCVVVVTRYFGGIKLGAGGLIRTYGKAVSEAIKELGVVERKTMKTMFINADYTLLGTIQNRLEGTDYILSQVHYTDKISVEVLIDVEAEEAFKNWVIDMTNGKADVIAGETSFREIPYQREN
- the mreB gene encoding rod shape-determining protein MreB, yielding MLFSKDIGIDLGTANVLIYEKGKGIVLEEPSVVSIDAQSGRMIAAGEEARQMLGRTPGKIEVVRPMKDGVIADIEATEMMLKHFINSLNIKGMLSQPRIMICCPTNITLVEKNAIREAAEKCGAREVFIEEEPKIAALGAGMDISKPSGNMVIDVGGGTADIAVLSLGDIVTSASIKIAGNRFDQDIVDYIKTNYKLLIGDRTAEEIKISVATVYPEGREEELQVRGRDLVSGLPRTITISSTEVEEALRESVRIIVHAAKNVLEQTPPELSADIMNKGIVLTGGGALLHGLDRLLADELHVPVFVADNPLHCVVVGTGIMLDHIDKIRRR
- a CDS encoding YibE/F family protein; this encodes MKKLVKEIMPIILTLLACFVIVVVSDSIFQGGYLPNRLNRDIQYYEATVLEVIDEELGPDNYTGEFTVGLQNIRVQITEGPYSGEQHVFKNYVSRLYNTVVKKGTDIIVGAYLEDGEIMDLTTNTYKRSHVIVILAIIFFVLVAWIGKLKGVKSIVSLLFTGTCVIFLMLPLMLNGMNPVLAATIIVFLSTFVTLGLVSGINKKTLAAIIGTLSGVLIATLIAYLFGNWSHLSGGTMQDTEALLYVSETSKLQIKGLMLAAILIASLGAVMDVAMSISSSLFELISVNEQLTFKELVRSGMNVGTDMIGTMTNTLILALAGGSLTTMILIFTASISEKQLVNLDVLGTELIQGLSGSIGIVITVPITVVVTAYLCKMKKVD
- a CDS encoding DegV family protein, with translation MAKVAIVSDSTGCIPAETVKALDIYVNYISVVFGTESYREFIDMSPEEFLERSANYNGLPTTSQPSPGQTIALYESLFEQGYEDIIHINISSQLSGSHQTALTCAEMVNPEHIHVFDSRTVTYTQGMFAVYAAMKAKEGASAQEILEYLEMIRENNQFYAAINDLTNLRKGGRLSNVEAALGSLLQIKPICQIQPDGTFQAVEKIRTFKKALKRLIEISKEAQLTEDYQLVVMHIGNEEAAKTVQTELQEIYPNHEINIYSISLVVAVHGGPGAVAVGWVKHK
- a CDS encoding M23 family metallopeptidase, giving the protein MKLKEKMTNVKNKKLFKRIDPISLALVVLLGASAVFAGVQLYVNQSSEDLTVQNPANGNNNDLIYTDNGELQTMNNQSEAVDAAALGEVISSPLDSEDIEVTKYYYSDTVETDVQTQSFFYYPVGQSMYSHESKGMSFKSSNDEVANVVASLTGTVTSVKDEILKGTIVTIEHANGVKTIYNGVYDVKVSVGDSVSQGDVLGTTGLSQLEPDAGNVVHFEIMKDEVKIDPQSAINKKLSDL